In Raphanus sativus cultivar WK10039 chromosome 5, ASM80110v3, whole genome shotgun sequence, the following proteins share a genomic window:
- the LOC108857729 gene encoding protein LOL1 produces the protein MPVPLAPYPTPPAQPLAPPYTPPPPANGSTGGQSQLVCSGCRNLLMYPVGATSVCCAVCNAVTAVPPPGTEMAQLVCGGCHTLLMYIRGATSVQCSCCHTVNLALEANQVAHVNCGSCKMLLMYQYGAKSVKCAVCSFITSVGGSTSTTDQKLNN, from the exons ATGCCAGTCCCCCTTGCACCATATCCAACACCTCCGGCTCAGCCATTGGCTCCACCATACACTCCTCCGCCGCCTGCAAATG GTAGTACAGGTGGACAGAGCCAGTTAGTGTGTTCAGGTTGCAGAAACCTTCTGATGTATCCGGTCGGAGCAACATCTGTCTGTTGTGCCGTCTGTAACGCTGTCACGGCCGTTCCTCCGCCGG GAACGGAGATGGCTCAGTTAGTGTGTGGAGGATGCCATACACTTTTAATGTACATTCGTGGAGCTACAAGTGTTCAATGTTCTTGTTGTCACACCGTTAATCTCGCCCTGGAAG CGAATCAGGTAGCGCATGTGAACTGCGGAAGCTGTAAGATGCTACTAATGTATCAATATGGAGCAAAATCTGTGAAATGTGCCGTTTGTAGCTTTATCACATCTGTTGGG GGTTCGACGAGCACGACTGATCAGAAGTTAAACAATTAA